GAGTTCTATATTTATTATTGATATTTGTTGTTTTACTATTCGTTGGTATGGCCTATTTAATTCTTAAGAAAAAATAATAATTTTTTATTTTTTAAATTCTTTTAATAAATTAATTACGATTTTATTTTCATCAAATGCGTATTCTAGAGATAATAGTTCTTGATTTAAATCAAACCATTTAAATTCACTATATTTTCTTGAATCTAGTTTTATCTCTCCTTGAATATTACCAGTTAAATACTGAGATTTGATTACTGCAATTTTCACTCTACTTTCAGTTTTTTTGAATTCTTTGAAGTTGGATACAGTGCATTTCATTTGAGCTTTAATAATTCTAATGATTGCTTGATTGTTACTTTCTTCAGGTTTAACTAATTCACCAGGAAAAGACCATTTTCCTTTATTTTTATCATTTGATACTTTTTTAACTAAACAAATTTGAGTTTTTTCTATGTTTAATGGAATTAAACTTACTGTTCTAATTATTTTCATCTAATAAAGATTAGGGGTAAGTATTTTTAAAACTTGAGGTTTATTGATAAAAGAAGAATTTATATTAGAAAGATTTATATATTCTTTTTATTCAAATAAATTATAATGGATTTTGAAAATTTTGAAATTAAAAAATATGTATTAACTGCAGTTAAAAAAGAACAGAACTCATCTGCAAGAATGAGAGATAATGATGAGAGGGAAAGAGATATTCTTTATTTTAGCTTGCCTAGAACAGGCATATTAAAGCCTAAGGTAGAGTTTAGGATGACTTTATCAGTTGGAGAAGACTATAAAGAGTTAGGTTTTAAGATAAAAGGCGAAGTATACTGTATTGAAGATAGCAATTCACCTTTAAGTCAATGGGCAATTTATGATGCTTTGACTGGAAAATTTCTAAAAAGAGTTTCATAAATATTTATTTCTAAAAATTTAAAATTAATTTTGAGGTTTGTGTTTTCTGAAACAATCTCTACAATAAACTGGTCTTCCTTGAGTTGGTTTGAAAGGTACATCACATTCAATTTCACAATCCGCACATTTAACTTTAAAGGATTCTTTTCTTTCTGTCATTTCTCTGTCACCTGAATTGGATCTTTGAGGTCTTGTACTTCTATTGAAACTTCCTCCTCTGT
This is a stretch of genomic DNA from Candidatus Woesearchaeota archaeon. It encodes these proteins:
- a CDS encoding NUDIX hydrolase; the protein is MKIIRTVSLIPLNIEKTQICLVKKVSNDKNKGKWSFPGELVKPEESNNQAIIRIIKAQMKCTVSNFKEFKKTESRVKIAVIKSQYLTGNIQGEIKLDSRKYSEFKWFDLNQELLSLEYAFDENKIVINLLKEFKK